In the genome of Vicia villosa cultivar HV-30 ecotype Madison, WI unplaced genomic scaffold, Vvil1.0 ctg.000621F_1_1, whole genome shotgun sequence, the window TGAACCAAAGGAACTTTAGAAACTCCTTTCACACACACCCAAAGGAACCTTCTTAAGCATTTAGAAAAAGACAAGTAGAAGATAAAGATATCATTAAGCACAAAATTAAGGAGACCAAGATACTTAAAAGAAAGATAATCAATCTCATAGTGGATGAACTCCCTAACTAATGAAAGAAAGATAAGATCTACATTAACACCAATAAGACCACTCTTGAAAAAGTTCACTCGAAGACCCAGAGCCCTATCGAAATTTCTAAGAATAGCCTTAATACACCATATTCTTCAAAGAAGGATCAGGCCACCAGTAGAGTATCATTAGCATACTAAGCATACTAAATATGTGACACCATCAATCTGGAAGTACCAATCCTGAATTCAGAGTAAGGACAAATCTCTTATGCCATTGGAAGAAAAAGGAAGGGACCTAGGGGTTCTCCTTGTCTTAAACTTCTTTGAATGCTAATCTCTTAGGTAGGATACCCATTTATCAGCATTGCAAGATTATCAGCAAAAACACAAGCTCTCATCCAAGACCTTTATTTCTCATAAAAATTAAATCTGGTCAACATATAATCTAGAAATTTCTCAATAATTGAATCACACGCTttctcaaaatccaccttaaGAATGAGGCAATCTCTTTTAGTTTTTTTAGCCAAGTTGACCACCTCATTAATAGCCACCACTCCATCTACCAATATTCTTTCCTTAAGGAAAGACAATTGGTTATGAAATATGAGCTTATACATCACTAATTCGAGTCTATCAgccaacactttagacatcaacTTATAGATTGATAAAAAAGAATAGGCCTAAAATTTCCCAAGTGAGACGAGGGTTTAATCTTATGGATTAGAGTGACAAAGTAAGATGCAAAACTACGAGGTTTATATGTGAAACATGGAATTGATCAAACATGATCCCCATATCAACTCTAAGAAGGTTCTATAATCTCTTCAAAAAGGAGAAGTTAAAGTCATATGGACCTAAAGTTTTATTACCATTGCACTGAGACACAATAAAATCAAGCTCCTAAAGGGTAAAAGGGGCTGATAAAAAAGATTTTCATCATCTGAAAGAGAGTGGAAGACTACACCATCCAGGCGAGGCCTATCAATATTAGGTTCTTTTAAATTTTCTGTGAAATGATTCACTACCTCTCGTTTAATATTAGACACCCTTTCAATCCAAATCTCTCCTATTTTTAGCGCTACGATGACATTTCTTTTGTTCTTACTCTTAATAAAAGCTTGAAAGAAACTATAATTGGGATCTCCCTCCATGACCCATCTAGATCTTTGAAACATTTGGGAGTCTTTAATCCTACGAGGGGACCACAAATATGCAACCAATTTAGATCTAGCCTCAATCACTACAATAAATAAGGCTCTAAGATCGGCCAGGGAATCCACCTTGCTAATTTCCTCTCTCAACCTTCTATACCAAGATTACCAAAAACCTCTTTATTCCAATATTTAAGGACCCTTTGAGAGCTTTAATATTTTCCATCAGAACAAAATATTTCCAACCAAGAATCTCAATATCTCTCTAGAATGAAGCCATAATTTTAGGGAAACTACTATGGGATAACCAATGATTATTGAATATAAATGGTTTGGGACCCCACAACTGATTGTTGTACTTTTGGATAGTAGGATAATGATCAGAGACGTCCCTCGGAGATCCCTCACCATAGTTATCTCACCACCCATTAGAAATCATAATACGATCAATCCTACTCGTCGCCCCACCTTTACGTTACAACCAAGTGAAATTTCTCCCGAAGGGAGGTAAATCTAAAAGCTACATCtaagaaataaaatttgaaaagtcCAAACAATCCACTCTCCCAGAAGAACTAGAAACTGCTCCCACACGAACCCTCTCCTTCGAAGAACATATGAAATTGCAATCACATATAACACACCAAATGGAACTTCTAAAGCTCTCTTTTCTGGAATTTAAGTCAACCCACATGGTTCTCTTATTCTACAAAGTACACTATGAGTACACATTTATAACAAAACATACAGACTTAGAAGAACCCACTCATAACAAACACCCAGAAACCCTAAACCAAAGAAGGAAAACAAAGATCTTCCTTTTAtctctatatgttgatgatatgattattgcAGTGATAGTGTTGATAGGATTGATGAGTTGAATTTATAGTTATCTAAACAATTTGTGATGAAGGATTTAGGCACTATTCGCTAGTGTTTTTGGTAATTAAGGTTGCATACTCCCTTAGAGGTTATCTTTTTTCTCAATCTAACTATACGACTAATATTCTTGAACAAGCTCCCTTGAGCTTAATATGAAATATTCCACTTTGTATCGTACTTTAGTTGGCAACTCAATGTATCTACTATTATCATATTAGATATTGCTTATATTGTGCATGCCGCCAGTCAGTTTATTGTTTTTCGGTGCATTAGGCATCTATTCTTTGCACACTTCAGTATCTTCGGGGCACTCAATTTTAGAGTATTCTTTTGTATTCATATTTTTCTTTGTAGTTACATGCTTACTCTAATGCAGATTGGGCCGGTGATCCCATTGATCACAAGTCTACTACTACAAGTTTTTATATTTTCTAGGAAACTCTCTTATTTCTTGGAAAAGCAAGAAGAAAGACATAATATCTCATTCCTTAACATAAGTAGAATATCGTTCTATGACAATTACCACTTCAGAGATACGGTGGTTATTTTAGCTTCTTTCTGATATGAGTGTCTCTCTTTATCTCTCTCTAAACCCATTTCTATGTATTGCGATAACAAGAATGCCATTCAAATTGATCATAACTCGGTCTTTCATGAACACACCAAACACATTGAGACTAATTGTCAGCTCACCCGCCATCATCTTTAGCATGGAAATATTACTTGAACGCTTGTTTACATGTCCTTGCATATTACTGACTTATTCAAGAAAACACATTCTATTAAACATTTTCGTTTCTTAATTGACAAACTCTCGATGCTTCTTGTTAATGCATCGTGAGTTTGACAGGGAATGttagataatattttatattaaggtTAGTTTAGTATTTTAATACTTTAGTACATATAATTTTCTATTACTTTGTATTGTAATATTTTTTGTCATTCCTAATGCAATCTCAGCCACTTTGTCTCCTCTCTTGTTATGTTAATCCCTAATGTTAATAAAACTATAATGTTAATATATCTAAACATATTTAACATATTATTAGAGTTAGATTAAGGATTGTAATATGGACATTCGACTCAAGCCCAAGTTAATCATGAGAATGTATGTTGAATATGTATTTgtattatttgattttgtttgaagtctcacattgcttagatTCACGAGATattgaatatataaatatacGAGGACAACCTCACCCTTTGAGATAACTTTTGGGATTGAGATCCAACCACTTCTAAATATGTGATTGGAACAACAAAATAAGGGACGAGGGAGATGCCGACGAGAGAAGTTGCAGTGAACATGTGCATTTCATTTGATAGAAATTCAATAGAAGTTGACACAAGGGCATTTCAACATTGCATAGTTCACCCTGGGTTTGAATTATGAGCTTCGCCATGAGGGCATGTCAATCTCCACAGAGGGATATTACGATGACATCACTACTAGAAAAGGTGATATTGACCCCTAATTCGCCCTGATCGACTTTGGAGAATTCAAGGGATATTACGTTCGCGGTCAACACCTACCTAGTGTATTTCCTCCAGGAGGAGTTGAAACTTCCTCCGCCTGCGAAATCTCTAACCATGGTGTTAACCTCATAATATGGAGTTTTGGTGGCCATCATTAAGGGAAGGAaatgataataatgatgatgGAGATTTGGCCCAAGTTAGTTTTACCGGGCCCTATGGTGGACGAGACTGTACTTGTCAAAAAGTACAATATGCATGGTATCCTTACACGGGTTGTAACACCTATGGCCGACGAGGATGGGGAGTGGTTGTTGGTGCAATGAGCGGCTCTTGACAGCTTCTTCGCAAAAACCGAATTCACGTCAGAATGAGAGGGAATTTGAGGCTATGCATGTTTataactgcatggttgaaggaataCTTATAATGACTGAATATTACTACCTATACcaataagatgcatcttcttttcggtaatGTGACAAATAAGAACTCTATAGTTAAATGTGCTTGACTTGAAGTAGTATTTGGATGGACGACCTTCTGGAAAGTTTCCCGGAAAACGTGTGAGTGAGAACAAAGCATTGCCGAAAAGACGTGTATTGGTTTGTAGGGTTAGTCGGTAATCTTGAAAGCAGTCTGGAGCGTTATACGGGTAAGGGATAACTAGAAGCCTTAATGATTTTTGGTGGTATAAGGCTTGCTCACGGTGTAAGGTGTTATACATGAGGTGAGAAACTCTATGTTTATGTGTTGTTATCAGTATGTTATGATATGTCTTTTACCTTCGAGGGGTAAGGTATTTATAAAGGCTTTTGGGCCTAGGATATTTTTGGAAATGATAACCGCCCACTCTGTCAGTGGTGGACTGTTGAATCTCTATTTTCCACGGAGACGTGGATCAACCTTTTGACCCTGACTTCTATCTCACCGAGGAAAGTCTTTTTCCATGTTTCCCATGATTGGACGAATATGGAGCACTTAGGACGAGATTGTTCTTAATAACGGGCGACAAATGGACGTCGCCCCTCCTAAGGGCTACAAGACTCACTCCTTTACTAAACCCTTTACAAATATATCACGAAAACACATTTGTTCATTTAGttgattaattataaaataattatttagttaactaataactaaaaataataatttaaattacattcaaataaaaataaataaattattaacataaagataatttaatcatttaaaaataaacacatttttcttttctatttcttaTCTGTTTCTGTTAAACTAATCAACTTGTCAAATCTATTATATTTTTATCTCGTCGTCTTTTTCATTTTTCACCTTCAttcttactttattttttttcttcaattttttaatgGATTCAATCTGATCATAGTGTAAGGGAGATAATTTGATTTAGATGGAATATTCAACTCAAAAAgtcacaaattcatcaattattttatattatttataatttttttatcttatataTCTAATTAAATTGTATTAATATGATATCTGTGATATTTTATGAGATAATCCTAAAAGGTGATTTTATAATATCCTAGTAATAATTTGATCCAACGTAtctaaaatattttatactatatatgcaatattttttaattgactttttttttaagcaaaaaaCATTAATACTAATTTATGTACTAGTAACTTTTTAAGCGAGGGGAGCGGTATCTAGaacatttattaaaaaataaaaaaaagaggagagagaaacaaaaaacaaaaaccaaagacaaatgttaaaaataaaaaaacagaagAAGATAAAAAGCAAACTCTTCGAGTGTTGTGTTGTGTTTTTTGCAATAATAAAAGAAAACGAACGGTGGTGATATCCCTCGTTCTGCAATCTCAATCGCTCCTCCCTCCTCTCTTTTCCAGCGTCCGATTCCTTCTCCATTATCACCGATCTTACACACTCTCGCGCCAAATACAAATTCAGGTAtaacaatattaatattttaatcccTCCAAAACCtctctctctatctttctctctctAGGGTTTCAATTTCGCTATGTTTATTAGGGTTCCGACGATATGTCCGACGCTCCGGCGAGTCCTGGCGGTGGAAGCCACGAGAGCGGCGAGCACAGTCCCCGTTCTAACATCCGCGAGcaagataggtttcttcctattGCCAACATCAGCCGCATCATGAAGAAAGCTCTCCCTGCTAATGGCAAAATCGCGAAAGATGCTAAAGAGACCGTTCAGGAATGCGTCTCTGAGTTCATCAGCTTCATTACCAGCGAGTATGTttgttgttaattattttttatttgaattttttcccTTTTGTTCGTACAGTGAATTGATTGTGAtttcgattttgattttgatttcgtTGAATTGAATTTGTGTAGGGCCTCTGATAAGTGTCAGAGAGAGAAGAGGAAGACTATTAACGGCGATGATTTGCTTTGGGCGATGGCGACGCTAGGGTTCGAGGATTATATTGATCCTCTTAAGATTTACCTTACGAGATACAGAGAGGTGAATTCTATTTCAATTTACTGTTTTTCAAGCTTTTCTGGTCCCCagtgaaaataaatgagaattgggTCCTCTGACAATGTATACAGAATTATTTTGAAGTGTTATTGCTGTTGTGCTTTTTACTGATGgtaattttttttgttgctttGTCGTGGGTTGATTGGAAATGTTGCAGATGGAGGTAATTTCAAATCCTTTATTTTGTTGGTTGAATTTTTTTGGGAATTATTTTGTTTTGTGCACACATCTATGTTATGGTTTTGCAATTTGTTTTGTTCTAGGGTGATACTAAGGGCTCTGGCAAAGGTGGAGATTCGTCTGCTAAGAAAGATCTTCAACAAGGTTCTAATCCTCAGGTAAAAGAACATACACGTTGAATATGCTTGATTTTATTGTTGGAAATCACATCTTCAGAGGGAAAAAACAGTATCTGATTTTgatatattttgttgaaattgcagCTTGTTCATCAAGGTTCTTTCTCACAAGGTGTTTCTTACACAAATTCTCAGGTAAAACTAGTCTCTTAAATGCTAGATTGTGTTGAATGTTAATAAAAGAAATTGCCATGGTTGTTGCTAAAACTATGAATTGTAACTtccatataaataaatatatattgttCTTGACTTTACATCAATAATGTTGCCTCCTACTAACACCCTAATGCATAGAAATATTAATCATGATGATAGAAATAAAACTTTACTCACTTACATTTCCATTTTTCAGAACACTATATGTTTAACATCCTCCCATTTTCCATAAACAGTTTTTCTTGTTggcttttattttaatgtttcaCATATTGTTTGTCCTCTTACTATTTTGGTTTGATATTTTTATCTACCCCTTGAAAAAGGTCTTTGTTACCATTAATGTGCCTGATAATAACTCACCAATGAGTTAGCTCCTTTTGGTTGGTAGTACACATCAATGCACCCATTAAAGAAAGTTGTGTGGGCTACAGTGTATTGTTAGGTTCAAATCGActctttctttatcttctctGTACTCTCTCCCACTTTCTTAAGCCTCTTTTTGGCTGATTTGTGACTATTTAGTATGTACACCATCTAAGAAGGGCTGTTTTTATGTATTTTGAGCTCTGAGGTTGTTTGAGATTCTTCTTCCCACATGaattatataaacaatacaaatgTCAATACAGCCATACGGTGCCTTTGTGTTCTAAACATTCTTTTACAAAATGCATTAAGATTAAATGAGGTTTTGTGGATCATGTAGTTGTACATGTAGTTGTAAGCTGGAGGCTATCCTAGTAGTTCAGACTTActgaaaaaaaaaagcttttttcGGCTAGTCAGCCTGGGTGTGTGAATGGGATATTGTTATCATATGTGAACTTATGTATTAAATGGTTATTTTTGGCCTAGTTTCTGAATTACACGGGACAGGTCATATGGTTAGTAACTTATAGTTGCTCGAATTGATAaatcaagattttttttttttgaaaattgtttaatgGTACTTATCATCCTGTGCTCCTTATCAGCACTTACAACAAGGCCACTTCCTCACCTGAAAACGGTGCTTCAGTTCTGCCCATCACTTTGTTTGGGAGTCCTAAAAAATAAACAACTAGGAGTCAATTAAAACATTTTATCAAAATACTCATAGAAGTGAAGTCCCTGCAATCTATATGAAACCAGAAAAGTCACCATGGaaatcatctcaaaagaaaatttaTAACCCCACAAACTACTCAAAAACCCAATATCCAGCAACCATTATTAACAACCTCAGCCATTGTTAACCATGTCATTATTATGCAGCCTCGCTGGAGCACGGAGCCAGCAATAAAGCTGCAAATCCAAAATCTGCTACAACATTTTGAGACACCACCCTTCACTTACAACTAGACCCATTCTGAACTCCCTTCAATGCACTGTACCCATGCTAGACCTCTGTCTGGGCTTCTATGGACACAAAGCTCATAGTCATATCCTAATTTCCAAAATGGCCAATTTATAGTTTAATAATTTATGGACACCGAATTATAACGGATTTAACTTTGAAGTCAAGAACCTACTATTATAACTAAATTTTTAGTGTGGAATGATGGTTTTGATAGGATCTGTTACTCAACCATTAAGGGTGAAAGTGGTGATGTTAATCCAGATTAAACATTTTAGGATTACTTTTCTCCTTGAATGGTCTTATAATTTATTGTGTTCATGACTCAATAAAGAGAGCCTATCCTAAAATACCAGCTTATTGGGTGCATAGTCCGATTGCTCATGTATCTCATTGTCCTTAATCCATGTGGATCATGGTACTGCATATCGCTTCAGTAGTTGGTACTGGTGTCACTTGTGACACAATCTAAATTAGATATACTGTTATTCATTTTTGAAAATTAGCTTATTAGATACTGGGATACTGGTCCAAAGGTCATAAGATGTCACCTCTAAAGTCACTTGGACACTTCTACTAGAATTCTTTATCAGCACACTCATCCCAAAAAGTTCATTATCTGTTGACACATGTATCTTTCTGTTAGAGGCCCCATCCATGTACGAGGAGCTATCAAACATTAAATATCAGTGTCATTTCTATTGGGATCTGAACTGAAGTTTGTTGCCTTGTGTCGAGACTCGCCTCTCCTCTCCTCTAAGCCCAACGGCTGCAAAAGAGCTTTGTGGCTTAACTATGCCTGCATATAGTATTGTGCATTCATCACATGGAGATTTTTCCTCTTTTGTTTTTAAGTTTATATCAGTTTAAGGAATTTATGCTGATATAGGCAATATAATGattttttatattgatatttttttGTTCTTCAATCTCAGGGTCAACATATGATGGTTCCTATGCAAGGCCCAGAGTAGGTAACAAGCCAATTGACCTTCTTTCAAGGGTTGTCTGCTGTGCTGGTAGAGCTTTACAAACTGCTCTCGGCATTATTCGAGTGTATTTTATGTTAAGTAATACAACATAAGGCACATTAGTTCTTGTGtcctgatttttttttatttttaaattaaggtTTGTATATTATGTCtggattaaaattattatttcaaaGTTACATTTGTAATTTTAAGGGCTGGAGCCATGTTGGTCTTATTCCTTCTGGCGGCTTGGCAAATGTTGAAAAATTTAGGAAATCTGATTGTATGCATAAATTGGGGTTTTTTAAAACCTTATATGGTGTACAATAATGGATGAAGACGGTTGAGTTTTTGAAGCATCGTGGAATTTTTATTGAGTTAGCATGTTAAATgagatttaaatgtttttttgatTTGATTAACATTAGATTTCAAGTAAAATGATTTGTGTTtggatgattttattttaaaagtttgacgtcatttttttattacaatttttaACTTAATATGTAGATTATACTTGAGCGTATCACTTTTAGCTAAAATAGTTGATCTTATCGGGATCAGAATGTGAATAAGGTGATCGTCGTTGGGGGTATACCTGCTGATACTTTGAAGCCAAAGTCAATATTAGTTGCAGAGGTACAAGGATTAGGGTTATAAAGTGGGAATACCTGACTCTCCTTCAGAGGAGGGTATTTAAA includes:
- the LOC131629876 gene encoding nuclear transcription factor Y subunit B-10-like, which produces MSDAPASPGGGSHESGEHSPRSNIREQDRFLPIANISRIMKKALPANGKIAKDAKETVQECVSEFISFITSEASDKCQREKRKTINGDDLLWAMATLGFEDYIDPLKIYLTRYREMEGDTKGSGKGGDSSAKKDLQQGSNPQLVHQGSFSQGVSYTNSQGQHMMVPMQGPE